Part of the Notamacropus eugenii isolate mMacEug1 chromosome 5, mMacEug1.pri_v2, whole genome shotgun sequence genome is shown below.
GGAGAGGAGAGAGGCGATGTCGACGAAGCTGCAGACGAGCAAGATGAGCAGGAGGTGCAACCCCAGGAAGAGGAGGAATGGGAGCTGACCCAAGACGTAGTCTCCTTCGACGTGTACAACCACCGCTGGCGCAGCCTCACCAGGCTGCCCACCCCATTGCAGGGGCACTGCGTGTGCACTCTAGGCAACTTCCTTTACGTGCTGGGAGGGGAGAGTCCCGCAGGCAGCCCAGCTTCTCTTTCTCCTACCGTTCCCCTGGAGGTCACGGCCCAGGTGCACCGCTATGACGCGCACTTCCACGTGTGGGCACCCATGCCTGCCATGCAAAAGGCTCGAGCCCACTTCTGGTGCGGGGCTGTGGGAGACAAGCTCTTAGCCGTCGGGGGTGTGGGTGCCGACGGGGCCGCCCTGGCCTCTGTGGAAGTGTACGACTTGGGCCGAGATCGCTGGACAGCGGCCGAGGAGTTGCCACAGCCGGTGTACGGTCACGCTGGGGCTGTAGGGGCCTGTGGCACCGTGTATATATCCGGGGGCAAGCTCGGAGGGCGGCCGGAGAATGGAGGTTTGGAGCGCGGTGGCAGCATCCGCGATGTGTACGCCCTCACCCCACAGCAGAAGGTGTGGAGTAATAGGGCACCAATGAGCATCGCCCGCTTTGGGCACCACATGGCTACGCTGCGCGGCGCTGTGTTTGCTTTTCTGGGGCGCTATGAACTCTTCTCAGAGATTGAGCGCTACGATCCCGGCGCAGATCAGTGGACTCGGCTGCGGCCCTTGCTCTATGACCGCTTCTGCTATGGGCTAGCCGTGGTGGAAGAGACCGCACTTCTGCTAGGTGGGCTCAAGTGGCAAGATTCCAGGCAAGTGCCCACCCGCAACGTGGTAGGCTATGATTTGGACCTCGACTGCTGGGAGGAAATTGGTTGCGACATGCCCCAGGCTTGGAGCGGCCTCAAGTGCGCAGTGTTGCAAGTatcaaaagaagaggaagaggaaagggtggaaaagataaagaaagtggAAACACAGGCTGAGGTGCATTAAATCATGCTCCTCTCATTTCCGAACTTGGTTATGATGACGCAGTTATGAGAATGGGTGTTCCTGACTAGCACAGTGTCCCCAAAatcatattctttttcttccagtACATCTCTAAAATCTTATGAGATTTCAGGGACAAAGAACTAAACTGAAGACAGTTTGGCAGAGTGGGAGtaaaggagaagacagaaaaggggaaagatgtAATTCAGATCCAGCAGTCTGATTTCTTGGAGGAATATAACTGGGTTAGCGCAGAAGTtatcttcttttatttaaaaaatacccTATCACTTAAAATTGAGTTTTACTAGCTATTAAATGGATTAAATTTGTGCCAAAgctaaagaaacaaaataaaaagctaAGCCACTTAAGTGTTGGAAAATGTTAACAATAATAGATTCTAGAGGATGGTATTATTCTAGCAAATAGTTGAGTGAGACAGTCCTCATTAAACAGCAAAAAACTGCTGGAAGGAGAACTGTGATTTTGCCATATCATAATTATAATTGTAGTTATACCCTATTTAATTTTTATGCAAATATTGAACTGAGAGACAAAATTTTTGGGAAAGTAACTTTTGTGGCATGACCTTTGCatagggttttttggtttttaaattttctggCATGGTTTTAGATAGAATTTTGGTATCACCAATGCATGAGTAACCAGTGCTCACAATGAAGAGGTTTAGGATGGGGGTCTAACAGTAAATAAAGTATTTTCTGTATCCATCTTCTTTAAATGAAAGCTCTCCAGATATACCCCATGttctttttgtaaaaacaaaacaaaacaaaacaaaaaactgacttattttctcttctttcacaccTCCTGCCCCTATCCTGGGAGTGAGGGAGCTACATACATAGTAAGGTGAAGGTTTACTTTTGTGCAAAATGAACTGGGAAATCCAGTTTTTAAAGGTCTCAGAGAGAATACTTGTTTAAACTAAACAGGCTTGGGCCACCCACAGCATAACATTTAGAACACTTAATATAGCAGGATGACTACATGACTAAGTTACAAAGGTATGAAATGTGTAAAAGttttatattaataaattaagagctttataaatattcctctgaaagctgcatttgttctgactttttttctacagtgctctctcttcccttccaggcTCTGTGTTAATACAGCACCTGCAGTAGGCGCTTACTAAGTGTTTGTAGAAATGAGTAGTGAGACTAGCACTTGATATACTATTCAAGAAGGCATCACAATGAATGGTGCACGCTTTCATGCCAGGCTACCCATGAgtgttttaaatgtataaaggTTTAATTTTTTACCTGCTAACCAAGGTAAAGTTTAGGCAGAAAAACTGTTACATAGCAACAGACCTAGACCTTTCCTTTAATTGCCTGGTGGCCTCATGATACCACCTGTCCTATGTTCATTATCCATCCATTGCTGTCAAGTATTTTTACGgatatatttgtatgtttttgGTCCATTAAACAACAGGCCTTTAAATGCTTGTTAGAAGAGCACGCTTCATTTCAggacaagcatttttttaaaactaaatgtaCAAATCCACAAATTTAATGTGTCAGTGTCAATACTCATGCAAtaagtaaatgttttttttcttttttttacaagtagattctttttaaatgacaaaaataatacaCTGGACCTCAAATCCTAGCTCATATGAACATTAAGATGTGATTCCTCATCCATTTTGATTATATATAGAAGTACCGAAAATGGGCTGCAGAAAGGCCACTTTCCCTGTACAATTGTGCAAAGTCTGCAGAACAATAGCAATTCTAATGTCATTTTTAAAGCAAACAAAAGAAGGTTCCCTGTGTAGCTTTCACTTCCTCTTCCACAGCGAGGATAATCACTCGAAAGTATCTGAGCTCTTCAAGATTAAAGTACATTCACTGAGCTTAACAGGCTACAGTAATAAAGCTGATTAAAAGTAGATCTCAAGATAGACAGTCATGGGGAGGGGGCGACCCCTCCTCTGAAAATTTAAATTATGCAGCCAGACACTGAGAAGCAGTACAATCATCGTCATGCTGAGATCACGTTCAAAAACAAGTTAATAATTATAAATAGATGAAGAGGAGTTTCCCCACATACACactccattttatagaacagTTCAAGAATATAAGTAAAATGTCCATTGTTTTCTCACACATGTAACTCACTGGAACATTTCTGAATAGACATACCCTTTTGCCCCACGCAGAGTACATCTTAAATTGTTTTTCCTCAATATTCCCCAAATTTTTAATAATCCAAACTTTAACTCATCAgctatttttgcttctttgtcTCTAAATATGATTACTTAGTTTaattcatagatgaggaaaacaagtaAGCTAActgtaaaatttatttattgaatttatacttgctgatttttttaaaaattgcagttCCAAAATGTGAGGTTGGTGTTATTTGTGTAGCTGCCTTATTGGGTGAGTTAAatctgttgaaaaaaaaatcaatactcaGATTCCTATACACTCTCACAGCATCCcatcattagaaaaataaagaaagatttaaaccaagaaaaaataaagcagctATCTCTTTgattttggtctttttttgtttttttacaaaaaaaaaaaatcaaaacaaaacaaaaccttacaaAACTTTCCCCTGATATACCATTTAGTGTTCCCGTAGATTTGCAATGATAACAATTTCATTATCTAGCtttcaaaaattaattaactaTTAAGACATGGATATCTGATACCTGAACTTTTCTTACAGCAATGATTTTCAATTCTGCTTAGTTCTCTTTCATACTAACCTacatttcacaaaaataaaactacagcATTAAACTTTGTGCAGTGTTTAAGAAAATTCTTAGcacattttaataaatataaaagatttaTGTTCTCCCCACAACATGTCTGCATCTGAAAAATGTGATTCGATTCTAAAGTTTAGTTTCATATAAAATTAACTTAAAGGGACAGGAAAGGTCCAATAGTAAACTGTCTTCAGGATTTACTACTtgaggtctttctgtctccacagCTATTtgcaaaaattaattttaaattattaaagacGGTTTATTTTGCACAAGGTAAACACAAGCCGAGCACTGATcgcatataaaatatacaaatgttCATTAAAGACAGTGATATCATGAGGTTTACTTCATATAGTTTAGcaacattaaaatataatttaccaAGTTTTCCACACATGAATATAAAAACTACCTTATGCACTTGTTCAAAGGACAGGAGGGTGCCAGATGGTGTGAAGACAAGATGCCTACACATGCGTTTCAATGTATGAATGGGTATGCACTAGAGAGGATATAAGTACATCTACTTCAGAAGAAACACTTAATGGGTCATTTGGGGTGCTTTTTTGACAGATATCCAAGAAGAGGTCAAGGTACATCTCTTTCCACTCTTGAAAGTCTTTAGATGTCAAATCTGGATTGTCTAGAACTTTATCTATGATGGCTACTTCTCCTTCTCTAGcctgaaaaaaaatagcatagtTAATACCATATTCCACTGAAAACTTTAGGTTAGCATTTCAAGTTCTTCTGTTGTCTACATTATGATAATTAAGTAGTTACCTTTTCATATTAATGACTTTGATCTACTTCCTATTAATTCATTTCTTAATCCTAGTCATCAAAACAAGCTGTGTCTATATAACCTTCTTCTGAACTTAttctaataaattctacttctcTACAGGTCCACCTCAACCTAGTTTGTCTTGTCTTCTAgtctatttcctttatttctgttaGCAGTTTCTGCTGGGGGGAACTGACTGACTGaaatactgaacaacaacaacctccCCTCCCACTCTCTCCTAATACATACTTCCCATTATCAAcaaattcttctttttgttttcttcttcttaattTTATCTGAGAGACTTCACAATTTCTTCAATCCATCGGTGACCACTTTTCCTACTACTCACCTACATTTATAGTCAGACGAATTTGgcaggttttttttcttcctgatgcCGCTTTCAGACCTTTTCTCTGTTTCCATGCCTTAATAATCCTTCCTCTTTTGAGGTCCATGCAATCTATTTGTAACACTTTCCAGCTTTGTTGCTATCATCCACCAGTAATTTCCAGGTTATTTACTCAACTTTGTCCATGACTTTAGTACTTGACTCGGATTTCTCTCCACCCCTTTCCCTTTGACATTTTCATGTTGACCACTGCTTCAATATTCATGTTGATAACCATATCCTGACTATATTGACCCTTACTTGTCTCATCAGTAACAATCTCCTTCACCCCACTTTAGTCATAGGCCATTAGTCATACCTTAAACCTCACTCACCATCTCTCAAAATTGTTCTATATTGGAGATCCTGAATTTTGAAATTCTATTCTGCAACCACAATCTCTTATTTTTCCACTGATCTCAGTATTTTTATTCACACTAACAAACTTCCATGGCTCCCGATTACCTCACTTAGTCTTTCGTAATCtgacctcttccttcctttccagttttcacatACCTTATTCCTTTCTACATATTCTACAATCTAGTGACTCTGGACCTTTCCTGTTTCTTGCACACAGccactccatcttccaactctgagtaTTTTCAGCAGCTGCGCCCCATGCCTGGTATATTCTCCTCCCTCAACTCTGTCTCCTAACTTCGCTTGAGTTTCAACCAAAGTTCCACCTTTTTCAAGAAGGTTTTCCCAGAGCTTCttaatcttagttccttccctctgaggttaccCTCAATTTAGTATATGTCTATCTCTATCCTATGAGCAATTAGGGATGGATATATGTTTGAGAGCTTGGGGGAAGCTAGATGACTActgtggataaagtgctaggtctggagtcagaaagactcattttcctgagttcaaatatggcctcagacaattactagctgtgtgaccctggacaagtcacttaaccttgtttgcctcagtttcctcatctgtaaaaggagctggataaggaaatggcaaaccactccagtatctttgccaagaaaatcccatgaccAGCATTGGGATGCTATGGTCTTCAAGGttatgaggagtcagacatgaatgaacaacacAAGCTGCTAAGTGGTGCTAGAGAAAGTTCTAAACTTAAGCTGATTTTACCTAATAACAATTTATTGTTCTAACCCTTCAGAATTGCTTTCCAGTGCCATTTACTCTTTTTGACTTGCTATATTCTTCATAAAAACTGCTCCAAATAATTACTTCTCTCCTCAAGCTCTCAAATGTGTTTACTTGTGTCTGGCTCTGCTCTCAAACATATATTCATTCCTTAGGATTTTGGCAGATGACTTAGCTTTCTGTTAAGACTGGAGCCATCTAACACACATTACCAAAAGTCCTACACTCCAGGCATCAAAATTTAGTATCACTactctctcttgtctctttctATCAGAAAGGAACTTTTTCTACCACTCACTAAAGCCAGTTTCTACATTTGGTCATTATTCCCATTACTTTTCATCTGgcttattgtaatagcctcccaACATGTCTGCCTGCCTCTAGTCAATCCTTCAGACTACTGCTAGATTCATTTGTTTCATGTATAGATCTAGTCATGCCATTCTTTTACTCAAAAAATATCTTCACAGTTATTTGACTAAGGTAAAAAAATATCAACTCTGGACCTAGGGTCAGACctgagtctcagacacttactaactatgtgaccttggacaagtcacttaactgctgtctgtcacagtttcctcccctgaaagtggggataataatagcacttatgtctctgggttgttatgaggatcaaatgacataatattgtcaaagcattttgcaaaccttgaagcatcaTATAAAGGTAACTACTTTTATTCTTATACCTTAATCAACTCTGTCATAATTATAGCACATGGAATATTTATCTTAGGAAATGAAAACACTTAGAAAAAACAGGCTCTGTATTTTGTGCAAATTTTTATATTACTCTCTGTTTCTCACCTACAGCTAAGTCACAAAGGatttgccttctctctgagatatTAATGAAAAGTTAGGATGttattttctcctcccaatacaatTATTGTACTTAGAGAATAGCAGGGCCATGCTTTTCTTTTCCCACTCTTTCACAATGGTTTCCCATGCTCCCAAAACAAAGTTAAAGTCAAAAAACgaaaacattttgttttgaatttttacACCATGCTAGAACAATTCATTTCTTGTTCAAGAATGAACTTTGAAATAGGATTTTTCTCCTCTGCTTGCACATCCTACCTTTAAAGTGCTTTTTAGAATTCGCAGCCTATGCAGTTTTTCATTCACTATTGGATCACTACACCTTTTTATGAAAGATTTCTTGTATTCCAGCTTGGTTGAAATTCGGTGTTCCCCCAGAGGTGACAAACTGGCTCTCTCCAATGCCTTGTACAAATCTTGCAATGAGTCAGCTAGGTTTTCTTCTCCTATTTCATCtgcaattttcaaaaaagaaaatgaagaaaatattagctGTCATTTGATACattaaaccaaaccaaaacctaCTTCATTCTTTGtttacttttaaaatcaaaatggatTATTTCTATCTAAATCTGAAAACTACATCAGCAAACTACATGGAAAGCATGTTAGTACCAGTCACAAAACTGCAAATAGCTGGCTAAATGAGATAAAAAAGTATTATAGGAAAAGTTTTATTATCAGGAGGGAAATGCCCTGACTAATCAAATATTCTGATAAGTATTATAAATTTAGATCTGaccttcagaggtcatcttgtttcACTCTTGCTATTTAaaagataaggaaatcaaggccTGGCAATCTGAAATGACTTCCCAGGAAGTTAGGGAGTCACCTGTAGAGCTGGGATGCAAACACAAATCCTTGACctacaggtccagcactctttccaccatcTCATTCTGCCTCTCAAGAGAGGGTTTTGATTTGTACATACTTGCTGACAATTCTCAATGACTTCAAGTACAACATAATGTATGAATTAATCATTTTTGATGATTCAGAATGCACTTCAACATTCATATGCCTTGAGTCACTATTATGGAGATTAATTGTCATTATAATGAGATTAGATGTGCTGGTTAATAGAATTTACTGAGAAAAAATGTCTTTCTCTAGAATTCATAGCAGCTATTGTTGGTACTTGTGAGTTATCTTTTACTTGCAATAAATCTTCCAAGAGAACAGTAAGAAAAATTATAGAATGTCATGTTACTCTTATAGAAAGTGGCAAAATTACCATAAAATATAATAGTAAATATACATGTCATGGCtccaaattgaaagaaaaaacaaaatggaacttGGTAAGAATTAAATCAAAATGCTAACAGAAAGAAAGGTTTTTGTAGAGaatgattccttccttccttctttcctactttccttctttcctactttccttcctccctccctctctccctctctccctccttcccttccttccttccttccttccttccttccttccttccttccttccttccttccttccttccttccttccttccttccttcctctcaatTTTAGAGTTAGATGCAGGAAAGACTCTCCCaatctatttctcattttccttttatcattGAAATCTGCCAGGATTCTAAGGTGCTTCTATCAATTataaggaacacacacacacacacacacacacacacacacacacatttgtctAGAATAGAAAGTTGTATAGTGAGgtgaaatcaaatttaaaaaaaaattatcattattaccacACTAGAGAATCCTAATAATTTTGGTCTGTGAAAGCAGAATTCAGTGCTTTCTGTGCCCTTTTAAAATCTGTATCTTTGTGCCTGATGTGCTGACAGTTTATTGTTTAGTGATGCCACTTGTAATTGCTTCACTAGGGACCTTTCTACATAGCTTTCAGAAAGCTCCTCAACTGTTCCAGGATGTGTTTGAATTTGACATGCAGTAGTAGATTTTAATGTGAGAAACCCCAAGAATGAAAGGTAGGAGAAAGTAGGAGATGCCAAGACATGATATTTTCACAATCATATTTATATTGTCTTAGCTTAAAATGATGGATGTCTTTCAGAATTAAAGAAGAGCTCCTTATGAATTTCACATTCCACTCTTTTACTGAGGGCAACATGTTCCAACAAGTGTGATCTTAGTCACTCAGAGCTATCATTCCTCCATTAGGAATTTCTTGAGGTGACCAGCACATTGCATTAGTATCATTGAACAGAAGTTGGCTGTTATTTcctgacatttattaagcagccaAGGGACAGCACTGCACATGGACCAAGGGGCTGCCTTTGAGGCAGAAAGACTGGGTGCAAGTCCTATGTGATAGGTCCACTAGATAGGTCACTTAATatttcagtgcccccaggcaactctcagaTTAATTAGAGATGAGTTCCTGATCTGCACTGGTGAAGGGAGTTTCTTGCATTGATGGAATCACAGGTCTGCacctgaaagaaaataaaataaatgtaagggGGCACCATCAGGGAAGTTTCTCATAGAATATGGACAAACTCCATGGTAgttgtgggaggaggggagatatTCTCATCAAAATGATGATGATCATTTTGGTTCACCCTTCTCCCCACACAAATACCCACAATGTGCTTACTGTTTTCTACAAGTgaatattcactttttaaataCTGGGTTAGGCTTAATTCCTAATGCTACTTTCTGATGTGAAGTTACAAATCTCTATTACAAGTCCTTGTTCTTTTAATTCTCTCTCAGCTCAATGTCTTTTAGCAGCATGGAATGGGATGAGTGAATGGATTACCCTGAAAGATAGGAAGCCTCACACACTAATAAGATGGTAGTGATTTGACTGCATGAATAGTTTGGAAGGCACAAGCAGTCACAAGGGAGATAAAGTAAAAGCAGAGTTCTAGAAGCTGGGACAAATTTAAAGAATAACGAAGGTGATAGGACAGAGAAGAGATATGACTCCATTTCATAAACTCATAGCCCAGCCAAGGACTCTAAAATTATTGAGTCACTCCAGACTCTTGTCTCCAGGCAAGAGCTAAAAGCTAAGAAAACTGGGCAAATAAATTTCATGCCAGATTTTTAGAGTTAGACACAGGAGAGAGGCTTACCAGATGTGAATTATAGTAGTTAAGACACAGGGTGGCATGCTCTATTATTAACTTTTCAACTCCAGAAAAGAGGTGAAGGGGAGAATGATTCAGATTATAGTTTTAAGATTTAAAGGAGGTTGGAGTATTTTTGTGgtataattttttatttccttatagtTCTGATTTATATTACCTAACAATGTCAATGAGTCTCTATTTTGtcttaaaaacattttaacctagactgtttttctcattttctaaatAATGGAGACTATTAAGGCTGATTCTGCATTTTATAagttgttaatataattttagatGCATTAAGGGGTCTATGTAGCAATTCTGTTGcacaaataacaaaacaaatgttttttttctcttttcaaagaaaaaaaagactgcaaCTAGACAAGAGCATCAATCAATGAGGAGTTTTTGACAGCTGTCTAGAATATTAACTTTTCTCTTGTCAGCACATTTAAACAGAGCATCAGTAGACAGAAAATGAACATACTTTACAGTGTAGTAGTAGCACAGCACATACCTTTCCTATCAGTGATTATTAATGTCCCCAcctccaaaacacacacacacacacacacacacacacacacacacaatacaacAAGCAAGAGAATACTATCACGAAGCAAGCAGGATGGATTATATTGCCAGGCTACAACAAAATGAAACCCAATAGCCAGCCGTCACCATTCTGGACTAGACAAGGGATAGATTTCTCTTATATTTTAAAGAGAATTCAGAGCCACAATAGGATCTTATCTATTGCATTCAACAACTAGAACACAACACAAAACTCAACATTCAAAACAGAACAGACcttcattttccattattttaat
Proteins encoded:
- the KLHL34 gene encoding kelch-like protein 34 codes for the protein MSYFLSYCKAHGGAILTHYQALRDEGFLCDVKLEAQGSEFPAHRSLLACSSDYFKALFKSYTQESRAPVIHLQVPSATGLQRLLDFIYTAWLPLSMDTLEDTLEAASYLQVSEAVGLCSRYLVRHLGLENCCFVANLATRFGLADTLSAAESFVGRHMRELLDRGPEAAGLLELNPGSLKAVLGSPDVPYVAEDRLLSLALSWLLQAPAAERLPHCSSLLERIRFGMVPPEVLRRVYSGSGLCLPPRVKGLIIQAINYHTATSRQPLMQSEQTSCRSPQTRILLVGGRRAKETVSQGAEDAQIPRGEERGDVDEAADEQDEQEVQPQEEEEWELTQDVVSFDVYNHRWRSLTRLPTPLQGHCVCTLGNFLYVLGGESPAGSPASLSPTVPLEVTAQVHRYDAHFHVWAPMPAMQKARAHFWCGAVGDKLLAVGGVGADGAALASVEVYDLGRDRWTAAEELPQPVYGHAGAVGACGTVYISGGKLGGRPENGGLERGGSIRDVYALTPQQKVWSNRAPMSIARFGHHMATLRGAVFAFLGRYELFSEIERYDPGADQWTRLRPLLYDRFCYGLAVVEETALLLGGLKWQDSRQVPTRNVVGYDLDLDCWEEIGCDMPQAWSGLKCAVLQVSKEEEEERVEKIKKVETQAEVH